The sequence below is a genomic window from Ottowia sp. SB7-C50.
ACAGTTTCGCAACCGCCTGAACACCGGGCTGACTTTCGACACCCTGGTCGAGGGCTCGGCCAACCGCATGGCACGGGCGGCCGCGCTGCACGTGGCGGGCGCGCCGGGCCAGTTGTACAACCCCTTGTTCATCTACGGCGGCGTGGGCCTGGGCAAGACGCACCTGATGCACGCCGTGGGCAACCGGCTGCTGCAAGGGCGCCCCGGCGCCAAAGTTCTCTACATCCATGCCGAGCAGTTCGTGTCGGATGTGGTCAAGGCGTACCAGCGCAAGGCGTTCGACCAGTTCAAGGACCGCTACCACTCGCTTGACCTGCTGTTGATCGACGACGTGCAGTTCTTCGCCAACAAGGACCGCACGCAGGAAGAATTCTTCAACGCCTTCGAGGCGCTGCTGGCCAAGAAGAGCCACATCGTCATGACCAGTGACACCTATCCCAAGGGGCTGGCCGACATCCACGAGCGGCTGGTGTCGCGCTTCGACTCGGGCCTGACGGTGGCGCTGGAGCCGCCCGAGCTGGAGATGCGCGTGGCCATCCTGGTCAGCAAGGCGGCGTCCGAGGGCGCCGAGATGCCTGAAGAGGTGGCCTTTTTCGTCGCCAAGAACGTGCGATCCAACGTGCGCGAACTGGAAGGCGCCCTGCGCAAGATCCTGGCCTATTCGCGCTTCAACCAGAAGGAAATTTCCATCCCGCTGGCCAAGGAAGCGCTGCGCGACCTGCTGTCGATCCAGAACCGCCAGATCAGCGTCGAGAACATCCAGAAGACCGTGGCCGACTATTACAAGATCAAGGTCTCGGACATGTACAGCAAGAAGCGGCCGGCCAGCATTGCGCGGCCGCGGCAGATTGCCATGTACCTGGCCAAGGAACTGACGCAGAAGAGCCTGCCCGAAATCGGCGAGCTGTTTGGCGGGCGCGACCACACGACGGTGCTGCACGCGGTGCGCAAGATCGCCGCCGAGCGCCAGCAATTGACCGAACTCAACCAGCAGCTGCACGTGCTGGAACAGACCCTGAAAGGCTGATGCCGGGCGCCCGCCCGCACGCGGCGCACGGGCGGCAAAACAGGCGACAATAAAGGGTTGTCCGGCGCCCGGCCTTGGCAGGCGTGCGCAAGGGCCATCACGACGAGGAATTCGAGGAAGACATGATCGTTTTGAAGACCACCCAGGACAAGCTGCTGTCGGCCCTGCAGTCGGTGTCCGGCATCGTCGAGCGGCGCCACACGCTGCCGGTGCTGGCCAACGTGCTGTTGCGCAAGAGCGGCGAACAGACGCAGCTGACCACCAGCGACCTCGAAATCCAGATCCGCACCGCGGCCGAACTGGGCGGCGACGGTGGCAGCTTTGCCACCACCGTGGGCGCACGCAAGCTGATCGACATCCTGCGCACCATGCCGGCCGACCAGACCGTGAGCCTCGAGTCGCAGCAGAACAAGCTGGTGCTCAAGGGCGGCAAGTCGCGCTTTACGCTGCAGACGCTGCCGGCCGAGGACTTCCCGCTGGTGCAGGAGGCGCCCAACTTCGGCCCCGCCTTCCAGGTGCCGCAGAAGACGCTGAAGAACCTGCTGGACCAGGTGGCGTTTGCCATGGCGGTGCACGACATCCGCTACTACCTCAACGGCATCCTGTTCGTGGCCGAGGGCAGGCAACTCAGCCTGGTCGCCACCGACGGGCACCGCCTCGCCTTTGCCAGCGCCACGCTGGACGTCGAAGTGCCCAAGCAGGAAGTCATCCTGCCGCGCAAGACCGTGATCGAGCTGCAGCGCCTGCTGTCCGACGCCAGCGTGCCCGAAGGCCAGGACGCCCCGATGATC
It includes:
- the dnaN gene encoding DNA polymerase III subunit beta, whose product is MIVLKTTQDKLLSALQSVSGIVERRHTLPVLANVLLRKSGEQTQLTTSDLEIQIRTAAELGGDGGSFATTVGARKLIDILRTMPADQTVSLESQQNKLVLKGGKSRFTLQTLPAEDFPLVQEAPNFGPAFQVPQKTLKNLLDQVAFAMAVHDIRYYLNGILFVAEGRQLSLVATDGHRLAFASATLDVEVPKQEVILPRKTVIELQRLLSDASVPEGQDAPMIEMQFAANQARFRFGAMEFVTKLVEGKFPDYNRVIPKNHKNSVTLGRAPLLASLQRTAILTSEKFKGVRLNFEPGTLRVASNNAEQEEATDELDIDYGGDSIEIGFNVTYLIDALSNMSQQDMVKIELQDANSSALITLPDNAHFKYVVMPMRI